The Cotesia glomerata isolate CgM1 linkage group LG9, MPM_Cglom_v2.3, whole genome shotgun sequence region gGATCTGAAAAATCATAGCgctttttaatttctttacaaCCTTCAATTAGAAAATCGGCACAAGTCGTTGCGAAatctgattttaatttttcattattgcGAATTTCGACCTGATCTAGCATTTTTCTGACTTCAACTCCGAAGTACATATTTTCCGGACGTAAACGATGCGACTCATTGCATGGGTCTAGTTCACTTAAATTGGTCCGATAAATATAATCTCTGGACATGTACGTTTCTAAAAGTTCTTGATAGCTTTTACACATTTTATCATGGAGGCTTGTAACAACTACCGACGATGACTGAAAGAGTTCATTTAGTTTAGTAAATTTAGGTAGTATATAGTCcagaaaaagataaaatagtttGATGATCGGATTGTTGAGAGCTTGGACAATCTGTTCAACAGATTTTAATCAAATAGTTAGCATTTGGTCTCTAAAGTATAATTCGAGTGCAGGCCACTGTTCAATTATCCTCGAAACGACTGCTTTTAAAGATAACCAACGCGTTTGTGCTGGACGGAGAATTTTGTGAACAtcaatgtttaaaaatgtttggaACTTTTTGAACAATTGCTGTCGTTTAGCGCTGTTTTTAAATTCACCATAGACATTTCGAGCCAGATCTTCACAACTTcttggtaattttttacatgcaTTGCTGGCACAAAGATGCAATGAGTGGCATATACACTTGAAAATGTAAATGCCAGGGCATTTTTCAAGAAATCTTGAAGCTACCGAGTTATCTTTTCCCATCATTGTACTGGCTCCATCCGACGCGAATCCAATGATGTTCTCTAATGAAATCTCGTAATCTTCAAAGGACTTCATTACTAGTCCGAACAAATATTCTGCCGTAGCACTCTCCACTTCCGAATCTTGCTCGAAAATTTGACAGAGATCCCAAAACTTGCTGACCACTCGACCCTCTTCAGCGTCAAAAAAcctattttacaaaatttaaaatataaaaacacataatagataattattatCCGTAATAGCAGTgaaatatgattattattttttacctcaCAATGATGCACATCGTTTGTATGCCCCCAATATCGGTTGATTCGTCAATTAAAACACTGAACCGACTGAtctgcaattttttttgcagatATTCTTTTTCGGCCTCAgcaatgacattttttactaTCGCAGTTCCTTTCGTCGATTTCATCTGCATGTTCTTAACAATTTCAGAGTCAGGCACAGAACTTTTCAATAGTGTTGTCAAATGATCTAAAGTGGTGAAGGATATATTATGTTCGGCTAGAAAACCACATAACTTTATTTCAAGTGCTTGAGTTGCTTTGGTTTTCGTGCTGATTTCGTCagtttttgttataaaagtaGAAATTGACTGTTGAGATGCTAAAGGCTTTCGAAGATGAATTTTCGATGTCATGTGATTTTTTATCACAGTCAACTCTGCATTCATTATTACATTGCATGTACGGCATTTAGCTTTGTACTGATCGTCAGGCACTTTACTAAGCCATTGCTTGTAATCTTCATTTTTAAGCCAGGCGTCTCTGAATTTTTGCTGGCGATGCTTGTTGATCTTGGTGATTTTTCTGGAAGGTGTGATATCCAAGTCTGATTCAGTCAGTTGACTGCTCGTACTATCTACTTTGCATGTAGGACTCATTCTTCATTGcacagataaaaaataattaataggtTAGTAAGTTATAGAAAATATACAGCCGCTGAAACAATGTATTTGATAGATATACCTACTTGCCAATGATAGCAATCACTCCGAGTgtgtaatcaaaattttgctgCTCTAGAAAATTACTTCTTTCTTCacttaatttgaataattccTTTTGTCAGAGCGAATACAGAcatataatcataataatataacgAAATGACTGCCAACTTTTCTACACAAAATATACGATACATATGAAGTGTGAACATAATCGAAATATCGAACTTATATTCTCTTGTTCGCATTGGTAGATGCTATACTAACCAATAAG contains the following coding sequences:
- the LOC123272229 gene encoding LOW QUALITY PROTEIN: uncharacterized protein LOC123272229 (The sequence of the model RefSeq protein was modified relative to this genomic sequence to represent the inferred CDS: substituted 1 base at 1 genomic stop codon): MSPTCKVDSTSSQLTESDLDITPSRKITKINKHRQQKFRDAWLKNEDYKQWLSKVPDDQYKAKCRTCNVIMNAELTVIKNHMTSKIHLRKPLASQQSISTFITKTDEISTKTKATQALEIKLCGFLAEHNISFTTLDHLTTLLKSSVPDSEIVKNMQMKSTKGTAIVKNVIAEAEKEYLQKKLQISRFSVLIDESTDIGGIQTMCIIVRFFDAEEGRVVSKFWDLCQIFEQDSEVESATAEYLFGLVMKSFEDYEISLENIIGFASDGASTMMGKDNSVASRFLEKCPGIYIFKCICHSLHLCASNACKKLPRSCEDLARNVYGEFKNSAKRQQLFKKFQTFLNIDVHKILRPAQTRWLSLKAVVSRIIEQWPALELYFRDQMLTIXLKSVEQIVQALNNPIIKLFYLFLDYILPKFTKLNELFQSSSVVVTSLHDKMCKSYQELLETYMSRDYIYRTNLSELDPCNESHRLRPENMYFGVEVRKMLDQVEIRNNEKLKSDFATTCADFLIEGCKEIKKRYDFSDPVLKLVSYLNPSKAILRKTRDTVPSLLPLMKVLPRITSSDQYQIIDDSRQLLECEEGDQGMTFKNVSKFLLETISLPHSNADSERIFSKINLIKTKARNKMTISTVNGVLLAKQRVRGKENDCTTYDPSQSECSRMNKALLYKKKITTESTAKTVQDLYSDADVEEFNNILMPNDF